A single region of the Gephyromycinifex aptenodytis genome encodes:
- the arfC gene encoding channel accessory protein ArfC, whose product MTGWLLVLSFLLGLGLTWLYMVRTVRSEVVRSTVSAPVPKPRSAAERYREQVTRNDGGRSRGATAAE is encoded by the coding sequence ATGACCGGCTGGCTGCTTGTTCTGTCGTTCCTGCTCGGGTTGGGCCTGACCTGGTTGTACATGGTGCGCACCGTGCGCAGCGAGGTGGTGCGCAGCACCGTGAGCGCACCGGTTCCCAAGCCGCGCAGTGCCGCCGAGCGTTACCGCGAGCAGGTGACCCGCAACGACGGCGGACGTTCTCGGGGCGCGACCGCCGCCGAATAA
- the arfB gene encoding channel accessory protein ArfB codes for MILEFVLAWFWYLMAFAIGMFVAWLLAVRFVPARSPEEALAEAEAQADRDDYDDEHGGARTQAHARELEETP; via the coding sequence ATGATTCTTGAGTTTGTGCTCGCCTGGTTCTGGTACCTGATGGCGTTCGCCATCGGGATGTTCGTCGCCTGGCTGCTCGCGGTGCGCTTCGTACCGGCCCGCAGCCCCGAGGAAGCCCTGGCCGAGGCTGAGGCCCAAGCAGACCGGGACGACTACGACGACGAGCACGGCGGTGCTCGTACCCAAGCGCACGCACGTGAATTGGAGGAGACCCCATGA
- the arfA gene encoding channel-forming protein ArfA/OmpATb, translating to MNRLPRSGSSTPETTRVSARYRRPPGGWLLAALLVVPLVLALLGTFWFAGGSRSDSQANKQTDAPVAAATTQAADPDAVEVTRDGKRIVVRGKVPDKAAEQGLLDSVRAAAGDGRVIDEVSVQEGVSTPPLTGIGTVLSAARGIDDFGMSVGSSTVALRGTAPDQQALTSTVYAAGQSYPGLQLTDNLSLAGGADPTSQAPATPLTPECEAMRGEVAEALKQQPVIFALDGAKLDAPSQQRITELGKRLATCSFTSIEVAGHSDSSGSESYNKKLSTQRAEAVREILIAAGVPADQLTARGYGSSKPVADNSTDAGRLANRRVEINAR from the coding sequence ATGAATCGCCTTCCCCGCTCGGGGTCAAGCACCCCAGAGACAACCCGGGTATCCGCGCGATACCGCAGGCCGCCCGGTGGGTGGCTCTTAGCCGCCCTGCTCGTGGTGCCGTTGGTGTTGGCCCTGTTGGGAACCTTCTGGTTCGCAGGCGGATCGCGCTCAGACTCACAGGCGAACAAGCAGACGGACGCACCGGTCGCAGCCGCCACCACGCAGGCTGCCGACCCAGACGCCGTGGAGGTCACCCGCGACGGTAAGCGGATCGTCGTCAGGGGCAAGGTGCCGGACAAGGCCGCCGAGCAGGGCCTTCTGGACTCTGTTCGCGCCGCCGCCGGTGATGGGAGGGTCATCGACGAAGTGAGCGTGCAGGAAGGCGTGAGCACCCCGCCCCTTACCGGTATCGGCACTGTCCTGTCGGCCGCCCGCGGTATCGACGACTTCGGGATGAGCGTCGGTTCATCGACCGTCGCGCTGCGCGGCACCGCCCCCGACCAGCAGGCCCTGACCTCGACCGTCTACGCGGCTGGGCAGTCTTACCCGGGGCTGCAACTCACCGACAATCTCAGCCTGGCCGGCGGGGCCGACCCGACGTCGCAGGCCCCTGCGACGCCGCTGACCCCGGAGTGCGAAGCCATGCGCGGCGAGGTGGCCGAAGCCCTCAAGCAGCAGCCCGTGATCTTCGCGCTGGACGGCGCCAAGCTGGACGCTCCATCTCAGCAGCGAATCACCGAGCTGGGCAAACGTCTCGCTACCTGCTCCTTCACCTCGATCGAGGTCGCGGGGCACTCCGACTCCTCCGGTTCAGAGAGCTACAACAAGAAGCTGTCCACCCAACGGGCCGAGGCCGTGCGCGAGATCCTCATCGCGGCCGGGGTGCCCGCTGACCAATTGACGGCTCGTGGCTACGGTTCCAGCAAGCCGGTGGCCGACAACTCCACGGACGCTGGTCGCCTCGCGAACCGGCGCGTCGAGATCAACGCGCGCTAA
- a CDS encoding ABC transporter ATP-binding protein, producing MRSLSQILTATRQLWPYYLGILVCSVLVALAGLVTPFLIKLATDVVVAETSGSGVDDVTRTVLWIASGLLVAEVAGGLIQNFGGYLGDVMAARMREILSTRYYAKLLELPTRYYDEQVTGTIISRLTRSITEVTTFLNSFSNNFFPMLLTVVAVLAVSAVYYWPLAVLLAIIFPAYFWLTALTSTRWQRLEIEKNEQIDLAGGRFAEVVGQIRVVKSFVQEARELGVFSRRFRATVDTTRHQSRYWHFMDAARRAVLGAIFFAIYAILFVRAANGQMSIGDMVLLIQLVAMARQPVTMMSYLVDTAQRAMAGSREYFAVMNEASDRDEHLPVPAEQSAVTPSAALVRPLPPSASAAAALPQMLQFEHVSFAYEDGNEVLHDVSFSVAHGSRVALVSESGGGKTTLVNLLLGFYRATSGRILLAGYDVQDLPRSLLRAHVGVVFQDASLFSGTIGENIAYARPQASEEEVVAAAKRAYAHPFVRQFRAGYDSTIGERGLKLSGGQKQRIAVARAILKDAPILVLDEATSALDTKSERLVQRGLDELMVGRTSLIIAHRLSTISTVDQIVTLREGRVDEIGSPQELANSGGIYSELLGLQASASRQDRKRLKEYGFTA from the coding sequence TTGCGCAGCCTCTCTCAGATCCTTACTGCCACAAGGCAACTGTGGCCGTATTACCTGGGCATTCTCGTCTGCTCGGTCTTGGTCGCCCTCGCTGGCCTAGTCACCCCGTTCCTGATCAAACTGGCCACCGATGTGGTCGTCGCTGAGACCAGCGGGTCCGGGGTCGATGATGTGACGCGCACCGTCCTCTGGATTGCTTCGGGGTTACTAGTGGCCGAGGTCGCTGGTGGGCTCATCCAGAACTTCGGCGGCTATCTGGGCGATGTGATGGCAGCCCGAATGCGAGAGATCCTCTCCACCCGGTATTACGCCAAGCTCCTGGAGCTGCCCACCCGGTATTACGACGAGCAGGTCACCGGCACGATCATCAGTCGGCTCACGCGCTCCATCACCGAGGTGACGACCTTCCTCAACAGCTTCTCCAACAACTTTTTCCCGATGTTGCTGACGGTAGTGGCGGTGCTGGCTGTCAGCGCTGTCTATTACTGGCCGTTGGCGGTGCTGTTGGCGATCATCTTCCCGGCCTATTTCTGGTTGACCGCGTTGACGAGCACCCGTTGGCAACGCTTGGAGATCGAGAAGAACGAGCAGATCGACCTCGCCGGGGGCCGCTTTGCCGAGGTTGTCGGTCAGATCCGGGTGGTGAAAAGCTTTGTGCAAGAAGCGCGCGAGCTGGGGGTGTTCTCGCGCCGGTTCCGCGCCACGGTCGATACAACCCGGCATCAGTCCCGCTACTGGCACTTCATGGATGCCGCCCGCCGGGCGGTACTCGGCGCCATCTTCTTTGCCATCTACGCGATCCTGTTCGTGCGAGCAGCCAACGGGCAGATGTCCATCGGCGACATGGTGCTGCTCATCCAGCTCGTGGCGATGGCCCGTCAACCGGTGACGATGATGAGTTACCTGGTCGACACCGCACAGCGGGCGATGGCCGGAAGCCGCGAGTACTTCGCCGTCATGAACGAAGCTTCAGACCGGGATGAGCATCTACCGGTGCCCGCCGAACAGAGCGCGGTCACGCCCAGCGCTGCGCTGGTGCGGCCCCTGCCCCCATCCGCTTCCGCTGCCGCTGCGCTTCCTCAGATGCTGCAGTTCGAGCACGTCAGCTTCGCTTATGAGGACGGCAACGAGGTTCTGCACGACGTCTCCTTCAGCGTTGCGCACGGGAGCCGGGTGGCGCTGGTCAGTGAGTCCGGTGGCGGTAAGACCACCCTGGTCAATCTGCTGCTCGGGTTCTACCGCGCCACCTCCGGGCGCATCCTGCTGGCCGGGTATGACGTGCAGGACCTGCCACGTTCGCTGCTGCGAGCCCATGTCGGGGTGGTCTTTCAGGATGCCTCGCTGTTCTCCGGCACGATCGGGGAGAACATCGCGTACGCGCGGCCTCAGGCCAGCGAGGAGGAGGTCGTCGCGGCGGCGAAGCGGGCTTATGCGCACCCGTTCGTGCGCCAGTTCAGGGCCGGTTACGACTCGACGATCGGCGAGCGCGGATTGAAGCTTTCCGGCGGACAGAAGCAGCGCATCGCGGTGGCCCGGGCCATTCTCAAAGACGCACCGATCCTGGTGCTCGATGAGGCGACCAGCGCCTTGGACACCAAGTCCGAGCGTCTGGTGCAGCGCGGTCTGGATGAGTTGATGGTCGGGAGAACCTCGCTCATCATCGCCCACCGGCTCTCGACGATCTCGACCGTCGATCAGATCGTCACGCTGCGTGAGGGCCGCGTCGATGAGATTGGCAGCCCGCAGGAATTGGCGAACAGCGGTGGTATCTATTCGGAGCTTCTCGGCCTGCAGGCCTCGGCCAGCAGGCAGGACCGCAAGCGTCTTAAGGAGTACGGATTCACCGCCTAG
- a CDS encoding DEAD/DEAH box helicase, translated as MVARHWILRLPDDEIVRVAGGAAYREGVARVRAGAVHDVEIGEVVHARVEHDDWFVTMLRPGRPGTTTWLGTCTCPVGSDCAHAVALLIAARSILREREAREQDSPALEFHSQREQPIAPAALPAPGEPRLALSATFTTDHATWLEWAWVYPPPGRPGDETPTEEARVIQVADRTMASRTASRDAAAEQALLDELYAGPLQNRRDMCVPVAGRPRLISPVSLRGMGTATFVEHVLPGLQDHPDIDVQLIGEPAQYGAAVTEPVVHVSLDDTADNDWFDLSVMVTVDGENVQLADLVRALTLGRKRLLLPSGTHFPLDSPTLDELREVLAQAKDLTDPERGSMQVSLYHVGLWDQLVALGVIRRQSETFSRRLAALRRGIDESDGGDLQPEAPPAGLRAELRPYQLQGLTWMSALWDAGLGGVLADDMGLGKTVQVLGLLQRARERGELTSPALVVAPTSVVDTWAQEAARFTPQLRVITVNASEKKRGGPALAELAEQADIIVTSYTLLRLGEAAYCAIPWQAVILDEAQFVKNHRAKTYQAVRRLRREVTFAITGTPLENTLMDLWAILSLSSPGLFPDPEAFTADYRIPIEAGQDTVRLAAFRRTIRPFLLRRTKALVAADLPPKQEQTVLVPMSPTHRRIYDVHLQRERQRVLRLLGDFDRNRVAVLSALTTLRQMALDPSLVDPAYPSQAGTAKLDELVARCTELRDEGHRALVFSQFTRYLKKAEAALNQAGIATVYLDGSTRDRPQRIREFTDGSATAFLISLKAGGFGLTLTAADYVFVLDPWWNPAAEEQAIDRTHRIGQTRPVMVYRLVTADSIEEKVQAMQERKRDLFARVVDDDAAFSSAMTATDLRELLAGTG; from the coding sequence ATGGTCGCCAGGCATTGGATCCTCCGGCTACCCGACGACGAGATCGTCCGGGTAGCCGGCGGTGCGGCCTACCGGGAAGGCGTGGCGCGGGTGCGCGCCGGGGCCGTGCACGATGTCGAGATCGGCGAGGTCGTGCATGCCCGGGTGGAGCACGACGACTGGTTTGTGACGATGCTGCGGCCCGGTCGGCCGGGAACCACCACCTGGCTAGGCACCTGCACCTGCCCCGTCGGCAGCGACTGTGCCCACGCAGTGGCCCTGTTGATCGCTGCGCGCAGCATCCTGCGCGAGCGCGAGGCCCGCGAGCAGGACAGTCCCGCCCTGGAGTTTCACTCCCAACGCGAACAACCCATTGCACCCGCTGCGCTCCCGGCCCCCGGGGAGCCCCGACTGGCGCTGAGCGCGACCTTCACCACCGACCACGCAACCTGGCTGGAGTGGGCCTGGGTCTATCCGCCGCCGGGCAGGCCGGGCGATGAAACACCCACCGAGGAAGCCCGCGTCATCCAGGTGGCAGACCGCACGATGGCTTCGCGAACGGCCTCCCGCGACGCTGCCGCCGAACAAGCTCTCCTGGATGAGTTGTACGCCGGTCCGCTGCAGAACCGTCGCGATATGTGCGTCCCCGTCGCCGGTCGCCCCCGACTCATCTCGCCGGTCTCGCTGCGGGGGATGGGAACAGCGACATTCGTCGAACATGTGCTGCCCGGGTTACAGGACCATCCCGACATCGACGTGCAGCTGATCGGCGAACCGGCCCAGTACGGCGCCGCAGTCACCGAACCCGTGGTGCACGTCAGCCTCGATGACACCGCCGACAACGACTGGTTCGACCTGTCGGTGATGGTCACCGTCGATGGCGAGAATGTGCAGCTCGCCGACTTGGTCCGCGCGCTCACCTTGGGCCGCAAACGTCTGCTGCTGCCTTCGGGCACCCACTTCCCCCTCGATTCACCCACCCTGGATGAGCTGCGCGAGGTGCTGGCCCAGGCCAAAGACCTCACCGACCCCGAGCGGGGGTCGATGCAGGTATCGCTCTATCACGTCGGGCTGTGGGATCAACTCGTCGCCTTAGGCGTGATCCGGCGCCAGTCCGAGACTTTCTCCCGGCGGCTGGCGGCGCTGCGCCGTGGAATCGATGAGAGCGACGGCGGCGATCTGCAGCCAGAGGCGCCCCCCGCGGGGTTGCGCGCCGAGCTTCGTCCCTACCAACTACAGGGCCTGACCTGGATGTCGGCACTGTGGGACGCGGGCCTAGGCGGGGTACTGGCCGACGACATGGGTCTTGGCAAGACTGTGCAGGTCCTGGGGCTGCTGCAACGGGCTCGCGAACGCGGGGAACTCACCTCGCCGGCGCTGGTGGTCGCCCCGACGAGCGTGGTCGACACCTGGGCACAGGAGGCGGCCCGATTCACCCCGCAACTGCGGGTGATCACGGTGAACGCCAGCGAGAAGAAGCGTGGCGGGCCCGCTCTGGCCGAGTTGGCCGAGCAGGCCGACATCATCGTCACCTCCTACACGCTGCTACGTCTGGGCGAGGCTGCCTACTGCGCGATCCCCTGGCAGGCCGTGATCCTGGATGAGGCGCAGTTCGTCAAGAATCACCGCGCCAAGACCTACCAGGCGGTGCGGCGCCTGCGCCGCGAGGTCACCTTCGCCATCACCGGCACCCCGTTGGAAAACACGCTGATGGACCTGTGGGCGATCCTGTCGCTGAGCAGCCCCGGGTTGTTTCCCGACCCGGAGGCCTTCACCGCCGACTACCGCATCCCCATCGAGGCTGGTCAGGACACGGTGCGGCTGGCGGCCTTCCGTCGCACGATCCGACCGTTCCTGTTGCGGCGAACCAAGGCGCTCGTGGCCGCCGATCTGCCACCCAAGCAGGAGCAGACCGTCCTGGTGCCGATGAGCCCCACGCACCGACGCATCTACGACGTCCACCTGCAGCGGGAGCGTCAACGGGTGCTGCGACTGCTGGGTGACTTCGACCGCAACCGGGTGGCGGTGCTGTCGGCGCTGACGACCCTGCGCCAGATGGCGTTGGACCCCTCGCTGGTCGACCCGGCCTACCCCTCGCAGGCGGGCACCGCCAAGCTCGATGAACTCGTGGCTCGCTGCACGGAACTGCGCGATGAGGGGCACCGGGCGTTGGTCTTCAGCCAGTTCACGCGCTACCTGAAGAAGGCCGAAGCCGCTCTGAACCAAGCCGGCATCGCCACCGTGTACCTGGACGGCAGCACCCGCGACCGACCCCAGCGGATCCGCGAATTCACGGACGGATCAGCCACGGCCTTCCTCATCAGCCTCAAAGCCGGTGGCTTCGGATTGACCCTGACCGCAGCCGATTACGTTTTCGTCCTGGACCCGTGGTGGAACCCCGCCGCCGAAGAGCAGGCCATCGACCGCACGCACCGGATCGGCCAGACGCGGCCCGTCATGGTGTACCGACTGGTCACCGCGGACTCCATCGAGGAGAAGGTGCAAGCCATGCAGGAACGCAAACGAGACCTGTTCGCCCGGGTCGTCGACGACGACGCCGCCTTCAGCTCGGCGATGACCGCCACCGACCTGCGCGAATTGCTGGCGGGAACTGGCTGA
- a CDS encoding isochorismatase family protein produces MQSPLLMSADTSVLVLVDYQGRLMPAIDNAEHVLARAAFLAEVATLLGVPVLGTEQSPDKLGPNVEQIARWCEAALAKDHFGACADGLAAELQRRYEGRDEMVIAGCEAHVCLLQSALGLLEAGLRVRVVADACGSRFESDRALAMSRLAAAGATIVSAEMVAFEWLTTSRHPRFRDVSALIKQRD; encoded by the coding sequence ATGCAATCTCCGTTGCTCATGAGTGCAGACACCAGCGTTCTCGTACTCGTGGATTACCAAGGCCGGCTGATGCCCGCGATTGACAACGCCGAGCACGTGCTCGCTCGCGCAGCCTTCCTCGCTGAGGTGGCCACGCTGCTGGGGGTGCCAGTGCTCGGCACCGAACAGAGCCCGGACAAGCTCGGCCCCAACGTGGAACAGATCGCCCGCTGGTGTGAAGCCGCGCTGGCCAAGGACCACTTCGGCGCTTGCGCGGACGGGCTGGCCGCAGAACTGCAGCGCCGCTACGAAGGACGGGACGAAATGGTCATCGCCGGCTGCGAGGCCCATGTCTGTCTCCTGCAGAGCGCCCTCGGGCTGCTCGAAGCGGGGCTGCGGGTACGCGTGGTGGCCGATGCCTGCGGGTCGCGGTTCGAATCGGATCGGGCCCTGGCCATGAGCAGACTGGCCGCGGCCGGCGCCACCATCGTCTCAGCGGAAATGGTCGCCTTCGAGTGGCTGACGACCAGTCGGCATCCCCGTTTCCGGGACGTATCCGCCCTGATCAAGCAGCGCGACTGA